tgatgataatgattaaagAAAAAGAGATCAGACCTCCTGGCACCATTGTAGGCATTAACATTCATTATGGATTTCTGtgttaaaaatagattttatcacGGCAATACATTGctttccttgtaaatattttctataagAGTAAAGTAACACTTCTTTGAATCTTAGATGTTAATTATTCAATAAGGAAACGCTGATATGAAGATGATATAACTCCTCCCTCgcgttaaaaaaaatgattggcaTAGCATTATTGGTTTTTAGCTTTTTTGATGcgagtgtatgtgtattttaagtTCTCAGGTTTTGCAAGCCCTTGGGTTGAGGGTACCGTAGGTTATGCCCAAAGTTTCAAACGTCCTGCATGTTGTACTCATGATCTTTATAGGTTACTAGAGGTATGCAcactaaaaaaattcaacacattCTGCAAATAATTATGTGAACTGGTGTCCTCTGGATTTAGAGCTGAAGGGGAAAGGATttcagaaaagaaggaaaactctGATATGCACTTTTAGAGCAATCCAGtgcagaaagaaaatgtaaaaaataattcaataacaaTCTTAAAAGTAGTATAGACAAATGAATGAACGACTGAAAACACAGGTAATTACatgaaaactgataaatgattttctttaaacttttccAGTGTCATCGCCAACAGCTTCTGTCACTGGTCCTAAGAGCCTGATTACTACAGACAATGTAAATATAGTGCTCCAAGCCGACAAGGGAAATGATGCGCTTTTAAAATCATGGAGTATTGTTGATTTCACCAAACGTGGAGATAACCTGGCCTGTGAAGTAACAAGTGTAGAAGTTAAGTACTCCAAGTGTGGTCAAGAAAACTGTGACGTCACTTATGTAGTGAAACTGAATCCATTTAGGAATTTTGGAGATTTTCAAGAAATGGAACCAATTTTCTTTACAAAGGAGGGCAAGTTTTATGAAGAGCTTGTTCCAGTGTTAAATGAAGCTCTAACTTCTGCAGGCCAAGAACCTCTTCGCCTTCCAAAATGTTTCCTTGTTTCCTTAGAAGAGGGAAAAGAACAACTTTATTTTGAGGATTTAAGAGCAAGAGGCTTCAAAATGTTTGACAGAAAAAAAGGCATGGATAAATATCATGTTGCTCTTGTCGTTTCCGAGCTTGCCAGACTGCACAGTGCATCTTACCTCTTGAGGGAGAAGCTTCTGGAGGGAAAGCCTGTAGCATCAAAATACGAGTTTCTTTCGAAAGATTTTCTAACTTTCACTCCCAATTCCGGAGAATTATTTGTATCATGGTTTCAAAGGTCCATTGATACAGGAGTAATGATGCTGGAGACCATTGGTGGATATGAGAATGCCATTGCCTTCTTGAAATCCATGAAAACTGAAGTGTCCTACTACTTATCTGCTGGTCTTCAAAGTAAGAAAGTCAACAATATATGCCATGGAGATTGCTGGAACAACAATATCCTGTTCAGGTAGGAGAAATAATGTATGAATAACGGTATTTCTAGTCTAatcagttcaatatatatatatagtatatattatatatatatatatatatatatatatatatatatatatatatatatatatatatatatatatattatatttatatatattttaaatttacatgtacataataattttattgttgtgagagttcaggtatcaggtatatatattgaatacacacacacacacatatatatatatatatataaatatatataaatatatatgtatatattatacagtatatatatatatatatatatatatatatatatatatatatatatatatatatatatatatatatgtgtgtgtgtgtgtgtgtgtgtgtgtgtgtgtgtgttttgtgtgtattcatgcatatatataaatataaatataaatatagatatatatatatatatatatatatatatatatatatatatatatatatatatatatatatatatatatatatacatatatatatagataaaatccatgaaggaaacggaaacattggagtgctgcgaggcctttcgacactatgtcctttacttagcagactgaagaaatataaaagtatgtttacaaagaaagctcatataaatgacagatgggaattataaaggaaacagatgtacctggaatccaacacaattgaagaattagtagaactgccaaaacaggattaaatatttaagaggtttttacaaaggattaggatcaaccgttcaggagcagggacaggacaattaaaagattatataggttcgtgactgaccacctaaaaatttttttagtacaacacaataattctcttttttttttgtaaacaataataacttttggcaaggtgaacatttttacaaataaaaaattatattaaacatacggatacatagaaaatatatatcaagtagctaacttgtaattaagtcagtgattttatcttttaggtcattcttgaacatttttctaatacattagtgagtcctttacagcaaaatcaacattccctgtcaccagttcacacgacaggtgcaagtggcatataggagttacctttTCTCCTTCTatgcccttcaaaataactgaatctcctgtgagattcttctccaactgtgggtgagcaccacgaactaccacactatgggtACTCCCCCgtatcacataataccttgactggtacctgcacactccctccttgagtttcCAGCGTACCTTCATGGATATATGGCCCAAAGGCCTCCTAGCTGTTCAGCagctcactgcttgaggttacatttccactggttgctaaacactcagcttgtttagtctcagtcttcccaaccaTCTCAGTCTTCctcacactgctcttcgtagtttgtttcacctggttaactttaaccacttgaccaactggcttggtctgctgttgtgtctgataacaatctcgactgtagtgtcctactcttccacacttgaagcagacaacattagtcttctgtatctgtcttgagaaactggatgatgaggatttaacatttaattgctgatgGGTATATTGCGTTGCATTAGTATCatcactagaaggattcccactGGTAATAAATTTGTTCCTGAAATTTGAATGAGAACTAAAACCTTTGCTTTATTGGTTCTGTTACCTGACATTATAGTTCCCTTTGCTACTTATTATATTATAATCCTCACCCAGTGTAGCAGCTTGGTCAAGTTTCTTAACCCTTTCCGGTCTTCGGCTTCTGGGAGAAGCCATCTGTCTCTCTCGCACTAGGTATCGAGGGCTTCTCACAGAAGCCCACCCAAAACCGTCC
This DNA window, taken from Macrobrachium rosenbergii isolate ZJJX-2024 chromosome 36, ASM4041242v1, whole genome shotgun sequence, encodes the following:
- the LOC136824993 gene encoding uncharacterized protein isoform X2, which produces MSSPTASVTGPKSLITTDNVNIVLQADKGNDALLKSWSIVDFTKRGDNLACEVTSVEVKYSKCGQENCDVTYVVKLNPFRNFGDFQEMEPIFFTKEGKFYEELVPVLNEALTSAGQEPLRLPKCFLVSLEEGKEQLYFEDLRARGFKMFDRKKGMDKYHVALVVSELARLHSASYLLREKLLEGKPVASKYEFLSKDFLTFTPNSGELFVSWFQRSIDTGVMMLETIGGYENAIAFLKSMKTEVSYYLSAGLQSKKVNNICHGDCWNNNILFRYDEEGHPVEVMLVDLQACREASIGCDLNYFLYTSVTGDVRKPNLDHFMSLYYSAYKRVLEGGNMPMHFTEEEIAEEFRSKNTFGLLFAVMIIPAILTEPEETPEFSDTDLETLMQDFRVLAMKKLKTNPLCKPRFLAVFDELMESGLIS
- the LOC136824993 gene encoding uncharacterized protein isoform X1 → MSVASDVVSSPTASVTGPKSLITTDNVNIVLQADKGNDALLKSWSIVDFTKRGDNLACEVTSVEVKYSKCGQENCDVTYVVKLNPFRNFGDFQEMEPIFFTKEGKFYEELVPVLNEALTSAGQEPLRLPKCFLVSLEEGKEQLYFEDLRARGFKMFDRKKGMDKYHVALVVSELARLHSASYLLREKLLEGKPVASKYEFLSKDFLTFTPNSGELFVSWFQRSIDTGVMMLETIGGYENAIAFLKSMKTEVSYYLSAGLQSKKVNNICHGDCWNNNILFRYDEEGHPVEVMLVDLQACREASIGCDLNYFLYTSVTGDVRKPNLDHFMSLYYSAYKRVLEGGNMPMHFTEEEIAEEFRSKNTFGLLFAVMIIPAILTEPEETPEFSDTDLETLMQDFRVLAMKKLKTNPLCKPRFLAVFDELMESGLIS